In Leptospira fletcheri, the genomic window CCATTCTTTTTGCACCGCACTATAGGGCAAGCGGATTTTTAAAAATAGACTGCAGGTCGGTTTTACTTTAATTTCCTGTATGGAGGAGGAAGTTCCGTGAAGGGGGAAGGGAATCTGAGCGAAATCGGATTTTCGCCCAGATTTAAAATTTGTTCTACTTTTGTTTTTCTAGTTTTTCCACTAGGTCTACGAGCAAACGGACTCCGTATCCGCTGGGGCCGTTGCCGATTTGTGTCCCGGAGGCTTTTTTTCTCCAAGCGGTTCCGGCTATGTCGATATGGGCCCATTCGATTCCGGAATCCACGAAGCGTTCCAGGTATTTTCCTGCGGAAAGACTTCCTCCCGGACGTCCGGCGACGTTTCGCAAGTCGGCGATATCGCTTTTGAGGTCTTCTCCATATTCGTCCCAAAGAGGAAGGTTCCAGGTTCTTTCCTCGGAACTAAGAGACGCTTCGTCGATGAGCTCCCGGAGTTTTTCGGAGTTGCTCATGACCCCTGCGGCTTCATGACCGAGGGAAATGATGATGGCTCCGGTTAAGGTAGCCAAGTCCACCATGTAGTCCGGTTTGAATTTTTTTCCCACATAGGAGAGCACGTCGCCTAGGACCAGGCGTCCTTCCGCGTCCGTATTTTGGACTTCCACGGTCAGACCGTTATGAGCGGTATAAACGTCTCCCGGTTTTACCGCGGCTGCGTCCGGCATGTTTTCCGCGACACCGATTGCGGCGATCACCGGAACGCCCAAGCCAAGCTCGGAAATGGCTCCGATGGCGTGGATGACCGCAGCGGCTCCGCACATATCATATTTCATTTCGTGCATGTCCTGGGCCGGTTTGATGCTGATTCCTCCCGAATCGAAGGTGAGCCCCTTTCCGATCAAGGCCAGTTTCTTTTTCGTCTTCGGTTTGGTCGGATGGTATTCCAGAAGGATCATTTTCGGTTTTTTGTCGGAGCCTTGGGAAACCGCCAAGATTCCTCCCATTTTTTCCTTCTTCAGTTGGGGTTCGTCAAAGACGGTGATCTTCAGGCCGTTTTCCTTCGCGATCTCTTTGGAGCGGGAAACGAATTCCTCGGGAGTGAAATGATTCGCGGGGAGGTGGGAGATAAACCTGCAACCGTTGACGTACTTGCTCACCGCCTTGGATTTTTCCAGCCCTTGGGCGGCTGCTTTTTCCGCACCTGGATCTTCGATGAGGAAGGTCACTGGGCCGAATTTCGGTTTCTTTTCCTTAAAGTCCTTCGTCAGTACGTTTAAGGGAAATGCGCCTAGATCCACGGAATTCGCGATCTGATAAACAAGTCCGGTAGGAGAAAGATTTTTTGTGAGAAAGCGAGGGACTTTGATTTCCAATCCTACCCCATCCCATTTCCGGAGTTTTTCTCCGAAGGAAAAGAAGTACTGGGCCACTCCGCGGATGCTCGCTTTTGCGGCTTCCCCCACGCCTAGGTAAATCGTCCGGTCCGGTTCGTCCGTCAGAGATTGCCCCGGTTCCCCCGCGAAGATAAAGGATTTGATTTGGTCTGGGAATTTCGTTTCCAGTTCCTTGGGCAGGTGGTCTTTGGCCACGAGAACGATTTTATAGAAATTCTTGGACGGGTTTTTTCCGATCGAAAACTGTATCTTGGATTTCTCTAATTTCATTTTTTCTCCAACGCTTTAATGTCGGTTAATATCTGGTCCACGTGTCC contains:
- a CDS encoding leucyl aminopeptidase family protein; translation: MKLEKSKIQFSIGKNPSKNFYKIVLVAKDHLPKELETKFPDQIKSFIFAGEPGQSLTDEPDRTIYLGVGEAAKASIRGVAQYFFSFGEKLRKWDGVGLEIKVPRFLTKNLSPTGLVYQIANSVDLGAFPLNVLTKDFKEKKPKFGPVTFLIEDPGAEKAAAQGLEKSKAVSKYVNGCRFISHLPANHFTPEEFVSRSKEIAKENGLKITVFDEPQLKKEKMGGILAVSQGSDKKPKMILLEYHPTKPKTKKKLALIGKGLTFDSGGISIKPAQDMHEMKYDMCGAAAVIHAIGAISELGLGVPVIAAIGVAENMPDAAAVKPGDVYTAHNGLTVEVQNTDAEGRLVLGDVLSYVGKKFKPDYMVDLATLTGAIIISLGHEAAGVMSNSEKLRELIDEASLSSEERTWNLPLWDEYGEDLKSDIADLRNVAGRPGGSLSAGKYLERFVDSGIEWAHIDIAGTAWRKKASGTQIGNGPSGYGVRLLVDLVEKLEKQK